A portion of the Tenacibaculum todarodis genome contains these proteins:
- a CDS encoding caspase family protein, with protein MKSLKNSILLALFFYTTFSFSQDYYLNDDFNNNSKKWYVGNNTSYDLKVFNGRYYYEYKNTEKNLLIFSPKFKITTSENFEMESSIQKISGVQDYGYGMFIQEENKDRLEITITSNGYYQINQKKNGTLTTIHKWTKSVDIKKGNYAVNTLKIKKDGTTISFYVNNKFQISKTIAGVSANSAGYVINRNQKISIDYIRIKKASTNSNNNINTTNTSLNETFSSNSNKWSINNNEFVTYDIKYGKYYLDHKKEKGGYSSTINNVIDETKDFEFETKIDKISGVTNYSYGIMWGKKSDSSFRFYITSNGYYKFVRNVKGKEEKIINWKLTSFINKNNGASNIIKIKKQNNRYLFYINGNYINESDFEPFYGNHIGFILFNQQKIAVDYLKVKQSQNSNNNNNTIVAKQMSVPVSDNFSNNNNGWILNNTDNYSAKINNGQFVLDRKVKGGIFFKNEINLNTQKDFILETSFTKQTGASNLTYGVTFGRKNSANEYSFFLSNTGQYLYRKYENNTYSAMIPWTQADAIKTNLYQENVLKIVKSNQLVRFYINNVYVNEFPFEGFFGNKIGFTVYDKQKVAVNYLRVKYQTTSHNNPPVIVISEPNVEEKRGFKIVQAKRITVRGTASDSDGIYEILINGIEANVAENGNFVANVPLKYGKNELIVSATDLKQATSTKKFTIKRKSNANFDTNSEVITNNGNQNINLGFGKYYALIIGVSDYQDESIDDLQGKPLRDAEKLRQVLTQQYNFNSQNVIVLKNPKDNEINRELFKLRKKITSKDNLLLFYAGHGVFQDEIGSWLPSNAIMEYEENLFSNSSLVDHFKAIKSKHTLLISDACFSGSIFKTRAVTKAPKSIQRKFELPSKKAITSGTLKTVPNESVFFKYLIKRLENNPNKYLSARKLFDMIEDPVINNSENKPQYGTIHGIGDEGGDFIFIKK; from the coding sequence ATGAAATCCTTAAAAAACAGCATATTATTAGCACTATTCTTTTATACTACTTTTTCTTTTAGTCAAGATTATTATCTAAATGATGATTTTAACAACAATTCTAAAAAATGGTACGTTGGTAACAATACTAGTTACGATTTAAAAGTATTTAATGGTAGATACTATTATGAATATAAAAACACAGAAAAAAACCTTTTAATTTTTTCTCCAAAATTTAAGATAACTACTTCAGAAAATTTTGAAATGGAAAGTTCTATTCAAAAAATTTCTGGTGTTCAAGATTATGGTTATGGTATGTTTATTCAAGAAGAGAATAAAGACCGTCTAGAAATAACAATTACCAGTAATGGATATTATCAAATAAATCAAAAGAAAAACGGAACACTAACAACAATTCATAAATGGACAAAATCTGTTGACATAAAAAAAGGAAATTACGCAGTAAATACGCTTAAAATTAAAAAAGATGGCACGACTATTTCATTTTATGTAAATAATAAATTTCAAATTTCTAAAACTATTGCAGGAGTTTCTGCTAATTCTGCTGGTTATGTAATTAATAGGAACCAAAAAATATCAATAGACTATATAAGAATTAAAAAAGCTAGCACTAATTCTAATAACAATATAAACACAACAAATACATCTTTAAATGAGACTTTTAGTAGTAATTCTAACAAATGGTCTATCAATAATAATGAGTTTGTAACCTATGATATTAAATATGGAAAATATTATTTAGATCATAAAAAAGAAAAAGGTGGTTATTCATCAACCATAAATAATGTAATTGATGAAACTAAAGATTTTGAGTTTGAAACAAAAATTGATAAAATAAGTGGTGTTACTAATTATTCTTACGGAATAATGTGGGGTAAAAAAAGTGATAGTAGTTTCAGATTTTATATTACCTCTAATGGTTATTACAAGTTTGTAAGAAACGTAAAGGGTAAAGAAGAAAAAATTATAAACTGGAAACTAACTTCTTTTATCAATAAAAATAACGGAGCATCTAATATTATAAAAATTAAAAAACAAAACAATAGATACCTGTTTTATATAAATGGAAATTATATAAATGAATCTGATTTTGAACCTTTTTATGGGAATCATATAGGTTTTATTTTATTCAATCAGCAAAAAATTGCTGTAGATTATTTAAAAGTAAAACAATCTCAAAACTCTAATAATAACAATAATACAATAGTAGCTAAGCAAATGTCTGTACCTGTTTCAGACAATTTTTCTAATAACAATAATGGTTGGATTTTAAATAATACAGATAATTATTCCGCAAAAATAAATAACGGACAATTTGTATTAGACAGAAAAGTAAAAGGTGGTATTTTCTTTAAAAATGAAATTAATTTAAACACTCAAAAAGACTTTATATTAGAGACTTCTTTTACAAAACAAACAGGCGCATCTAACTTAACTTATGGTGTAACATTTGGTAGAAAAAACTCTGCTAATGAGTATAGTTTCTTTTTATCAAATACTGGGCAATATCTTTATAGAAAGTATGAAAACAACACGTATTCTGCCATGATTCCTTGGACACAAGCAGATGCTATTAAAACAAACTTATATCAAGAGAATGTCCTGAAAATTGTGAAGAGTAATCAATTAGTACGTTTTTATATAAACAATGTTTATGTAAATGAATTTCCTTTTGAAGGTTTTTTCGGAAACAAAATAGGTTTTACAGTTTATGATAAACAAAAAGTAGCTGTAAATTATCTTAGAGTAAAATACCAAACAACAAGCCATAATAACCCTCCAGTTATTGTTATTTCTGAACCAAATGTTGAAGAAAAAAGAGGTTTTAAAATTGTACAAGCTAAGAGAATAACTGTAAGAGGAACTGCATCAGATTCAGATGGGATTTATGAAATATTAATAAATGGCATTGAAGCAAACGTTGCTGAAAATGGAAATTTTGTTGCTAATGTTCCTTTAAAATATGGTAAAAATGAGTTAATTGTTTCAGCTACAGATTTAAAACAAGCTACTTCAACCAAAAAATTCACCATAAAAAGAAAATCTAACGCTAATTTTGATACTAATTCAGAAGTTATTACAAACAATGGTAATCAGAATATTAATTTAGGCTTTGGTAAATATTACGCCTTAATTATTGGTGTTAGTGATTATCAAGACGAATCTATAGATGATTTACAAGGTAAGCCTTTAAGAGATGCAGAAAAATTGAGACAAGTTTTAACACAACAATATAATTTTAATTCTCAAAATGTAATTGTTTTAAAGAATCCAAAGGATAACGAAATAAACAGAGAACTTTTTAAGCTTAGAAAGAAAATAACATCTAAAGATAATTTATTATTATTTTATGCTGGTCATGGAGTTTTTCAAGATGAAATTGGTAGTTGGCTACCTTCCAATGCAATAATGGAATATGAAGAAAATTTGTTTAGTAATTCCAGTTTAGTAGATCATTTTAAGGCCATAAAATCTAAACATACATTATTAATTTCTGACGCATGTTTTAGCGGAAGTATATTTAAAACAAGAGCTGTAACTAAGGCTCCAAAATCTATTCAAAGAAAATTTGAATTACCAAGTAAAAAGGCAATTACAAGCGGAACTTTAAAAACAGTACCAAATGAAAGCGTTTTCTTTAAATACTTAATTAAAAGGTTAGAAAATAACCCAAATAAATATTTATCTGCAAGAAAATTATTTGACATGATAGAAGATCCGGTAATTAATAACAGTGAAAATAAGCCACAATATGGAACTATACACGGAATTGGTGACGAAGGAGGAGATTTTATTTTCATTAAAAAATAA
- a CDS encoding ion transporter, giving the protein MDNAKPTSLTWKEKLHEIIYEADTPSGKLFDVVLLVAILASIILVMLESVESFDKKYHNFLNISEWIITILFSIEYIARIITVKKPWKYIFSFYGIIDLLSTIPKYLSFIFIGSHHLAALRALRLLRIFRILKLARYIGASNRLLFALKASKAKISVFLFFVVILCVILGTVMYMVEGEENGFTSIPRSVYWAIVTLTTVGYGDIAPHTPFGQFLASIIMILGYGIIAIPTGIVSSEMTKATATDIHMNTQSCPNCTKENHKDQAEFCYNCGHQLNP; this is encoded by the coding sequence TTGGATAACGCTAAACCCACATCTTTAACTTGGAAAGAAAAACTTCATGAAATAATTTATGAAGCAGATACTCCTTCAGGAAAACTTTTTGATGTTGTTTTACTTGTAGCAATTTTAGCAAGTATAATTTTGGTGATGTTAGAAAGTGTTGAGAGTTTTGATAAAAAATATCATAACTTTTTAAACATTTCTGAATGGATAATTACCATCCTATTTTCTATAGAATATATTGCTAGAATTATAACCGTTAAAAAGCCATGGAAATATATCTTTAGTTTTTATGGTATCATTGATTTGTTGTCTACCATTCCAAAATACTTATCGTTTATTTTTATAGGATCTCATCATTTAGCAGCCTTAAGAGCTTTACGTTTATTAAGAATTTTTAGAATTTTAAAATTAGCACGTTATATTGGTGCTTCAAATAGATTATTATTTGCATTAAAAGCAAGTAAAGCTAAAATTTCTGTATTTCTATTTTTTGTAGTTATTTTATGTGTAATTTTAGGTACTGTAATGTATATGGTAGAAGGTGAAGAAAATGGTTTTACAAGTATACCTAGAAGTGTATATTGGGCAATTGTAACATTAACGACTGTTGGATACGGAGATATTGCTCCTCATACTCCATTTGGTCAGTTTTTAGCAAGTATAATAATGATTTTAGGTTATGGAATAATTGCTATTCCAACAGGAATTGTTTCTTCTGAAATGACTAAAGCTACTGCAACTGACATTCACATGAATACACAATCTTGTCCAAATTGCACAAAAGAAAACCATAAAGATCAAGCCGAGTTTTGTTATAATTGTGGTCATCAATTAAATCCTTAA
- the miaA gene encoding tRNA (adenosine(37)-N6)-dimethylallyltransferase MiaA — protein sequence MNNSTIKNTLITIVGPTAIGKTALSIKLANTFSSDIISCDSRQFFKEMNIGTAVPDKDELAAATHHFIQNISIFEEYSVGQFEKDALKKLDSLFEKNPIQIMVGGSGLYVDAVLKGLDYFPEVSPEIRTNLNNELIEKGLESLQLKLKDLDLETYSKITLDNPKRVTRALEICIGTGKTYSSFINKPKAPRNFNSVVIGLSADREVLYDRINQRVDIMIENGLVEEAQKLHQHKELNALKTVGYRELFNYFEGNFTKEFAVSEIKKNTRRFAKRQGTWFRRDKNILWFDYQTDVQKIISDIKNKI from the coding sequence TTGAATAATTCAACAATTAAAAATACTTTAATTACTATTGTTGGTCCTACTGCAATTGGTAAAACTGCTTTAAGTATAAAATTAGCAAATACTTTTTCTTCTGATATTATTTCTTGCGATTCTCGTCAGTTTTTTAAAGAAATGAATATTGGAACAGCTGTACCTGATAAAGACGAATTAGCAGCAGCAACACATCATTTTATTCAAAATATAAGTATTTTTGAAGAGTATTCTGTTGGTCAATTTGAAAAAGATGCTTTAAAAAAATTAGACTCCTTATTTGAGAAAAACCCAATTCAAATTATGGTTGGCGGAAGCGGTTTATATGTAGATGCTGTTTTAAAAGGGTTAGATTACTTTCCTGAAGTTTCTCCAGAAATAAGAACTAATTTAAATAATGAACTGATTGAAAAAGGATTAGAATCATTACAGTTAAAACTAAAAGACTTAGACCTTGAAACATATTCAAAAATAACCCTAGATAATCCTAAACGGGTAACAAGAGCCTTAGAAATTTGTATTGGAACAGGTAAAACCTATTCATCATTTATAAATAAACCTAAAGCACCACGAAATTTTAATTCTGTTGTTATTGGTTTATCTGCCGATAGAGAAGTTTTATACGATAGAATTAATCAACGAGTTGATATTATGATTGAAAACGGTTTAGTTGAAGAAGCTCAAAAATTGCATCAACATAAAGAACTAAACGCTTTAAAAACGGTTGGTTACAGAGAACTCTTTAATTATTTTGAAGGTAATTTTACGAAAGAATTTGCTGTTTCAGAAATTAAGAAAAACACCCGTCGATTTGCAAAAAGACAAGGAACTTGGTTTAGGCGAGATAAAAATATTTTATGGTTTGATTATCAAACAGATGTTCAGAAAATTATATCAGATATAAAAAATAAAATTTAA
- a CDS encoding OmpH family outer membrane protein — MKSKLILVIALIITSITMAQSKVGTVNSEYIVGKMPQMKLALERISNYGKELDSTYLIKTNLYKDKVEAFKIIENKLSEAEKQVKINEIVNFEKEMGKFRQNGTAMMKIKREGYMRPLYKKVSELISEIAKIEGYTQILTTSGNEFAFIDERFDITQKVLAKLGITE; from the coding sequence ATGAAATCAAAATTAATACTAGTAATTGCTTTAATAATAACGTCAATTACAATGGCACAATCTAAAGTTGGTACTGTAAACAGCGAATACATTGTAGGTAAAATGCCACAAATGAAGTTAGCTTTAGAACGTATAAGTAATTATGGCAAAGAATTAGATTCAACATATTTAATTAAAACCAACTTATATAAAGATAAAGTTGAAGCTTTTAAAATTATAGAAAATAAACTCTCTGAAGCAGAAAAACAGGTTAAAATAAATGAAATCGTTAATTTTGAGAAAGAAATGGGTAAATTTCGTCAGAATGGAACTGCAATGATGAAGATAAAACGAGAAGGATACATGAGACCTTTATATAAGAAAGTTAGTGAGTTAATTTCTGAAATAGCTAAAATAGAAGGCTATACTCAGATTCTAACTACTTCAGGTAATGAATTTGCATTTATTGATGAACGTTTTGATATAACTCAAAAAGTATTAGCTAAATTGGGAATTACAGAATAA
- a CDS encoding DUF1853 family protein, producing the protein MHKNTEDLQLQYQGFLETPFLWNGKGVFGFQQFQNNSVNTVSFNFNLQQKLRLGKLVERFVSFELAKDSKIEVLAENIQIQKDKITLGELDCLLLRNEKPIHLEIIYKFYLYDSSIGNTEIEHFIGPNRKDSLTQKLTKLKEKQLPLLYANQCKAYLESINLEASNIEQQIYFKAQLFVPYDNLKLKLNTLNQNCITGFYVNRKELLEFSNCKFHIPNKHNWLLKPHKNINWLKFDDFFEKLDTFLIDEKSPLCWLKKINGELHRIFVVWW; encoded by the coding sequence ATGCATAAAAATACAGAAGACTTACAATTACAATATCAAGGTTTTTTAGAAACACCTTTTCTATGGAATGGAAAAGGTGTTTTTGGTTTTCAACAATTTCAAAATAATTCAGTAAATACAGTTTCTTTCAACTTTAATCTTCAACAAAAATTACGTTTAGGTAAATTAGTGGAACGTTTTGTTTCTTTTGAATTAGCCAAAGATTCTAAAATTGAAGTTTTAGCAGAAAACATTCAAATTCAAAAAGATAAAATTACGCTGGGTGAATTAGACTGCTTATTATTAAGAAACGAGAAACCAATTCATTTAGAAATTATTTATAAGTTCTATTTGTACGATTCTTCTATAGGAAATACAGAAATTGAACATTTTATTGGCCCAAACAGAAAAGATTCTTTAACACAAAAGCTAACTAAACTAAAAGAAAAACAACTACCACTTCTCTACGCTAACCAATGTAAAGCCTATTTAGAAAGTATCAATTTAGAGGCTTCTAATATTGAACAACAAATTTATTTTAAGGCACAATTGTTTGTTCCATATGATAATTTAAAATTGAAATTAAACACTTTAAATCAAAATTGCATTACTGGTTTTTATGTTAATAGAAAAGAGTTATTGGAATTTTCAAACTGTAAGTTTCACATTCCTAATAAACACAATTGGCTATTAAAACCTCATAAAAACATTAATTGGTTAAAATTTGATGATTTTTTTGAGAAATTAGACACTTTTTTAATTGATGAAAAATCACCTTTATGTTGGCTAAAAAAAATAAATGGTGAATTACACAGAATATTTGTAGTTTGGTGGTAA
- a CDS encoding LytTR family DNA-binding domain-containing protein, translating to MNKKYPFDPSIKHHLIIALGLALWIFVFLYFTEPFDVNELINSEKLMYLPGYGILGGLLYLISLPFQYWLFNRNKKTWTLSLECYFLAIYIFASIILIRLFYLHFVVNWHPNAHDLTYQLKSIIIPAMLTILPMVIFSRFAFGKYKNKKTEAQKIEIKGEGNYEGLRLFLNDIICIQSSDNYIEVFYLSGNDLKKSLIRNKLSVIADEFPQFLRTHRSYIINPFHFLQWKTENSKLFVVLFRHIEVPVSRTYQNDVKAVLNSTTE from the coding sequence TTGAATAAAAAATATCCTTTTGATCCTTCAATAAAACATCATTTAATAATTGCTTTAGGTTTAGCTCTTTGGATTTTTGTTTTCCTATATTTTACTGAACCTTTTGACGTTAATGAACTCATAAATTCAGAAAAACTAATGTATTTACCAGGTTACGGTATACTTGGTGGACTTTTATATTTAATTTCGCTTCCTTTTCAATATTGGTTATTTAATAGAAATAAAAAAACTTGGACATTATCACTTGAATGCTATTTCTTAGCCATTTATATCTTTGCATCAATTATTTTAATTAGGTTGTTTTACCTACATTTTGTAGTTAATTGGCACCCTAATGCACACGATTTAACTTATCAATTAAAATCTATAATTATACCTGCAATGCTAACCATTTTACCAATGGTAATATTTAGCCGATTTGCATTTGGAAAATATAAAAATAAAAAAACTGAAGCACAGAAAATAGAAATTAAAGGTGAAGGAAATTATGAAGGGTTGCGTCTATTTTTAAATGACATCATTTGTATACAATCATCAGATAATTATATCGAAGTTTTTTATTTGTCAGGCAATGATTTAAAGAAGAGTTTAATTAGAAATAAACTTTCTGTAATTGCTGATGAATTTCCTCAATTTTTAAGAACCCATCGTTCTTATATTATCAACCCATTTCATTTTTTACAGTGGAAAACAGAAAACAGCAAACTATTTGTTGTTTTATTTCGCCACATAGAAGTGCCAGTTTCTAGAACGTATCAAAATGATGTGAAAGCTGTTTTGAATTCTACCACAGAATAA
- a CDS encoding S41 family peptidase, with translation MKNLCTLSIVFLVSISSIFAQSETCDCKTDLDFIVAKMKKMPSYKDQIKGEKAVEFKNTYKMLSEKMKQPILIENCYKLLLQQMLLVNDVHASLSFKKEYLSKEDVKDSIKIAAFKTLEVFKNHPKTNLNLSTLKEELSNKPKEDLEGIYNYGELQKIGVYYSENKKDLIGVVLESKLDQWEAGEIIFYATHTNSIKYNLYYYNPTTRKPGLVKSISFENGRIWGYKKEGNSYNEELPIKDQDNLVFKQINENTQYMYFGNFNSFSKKNRNAFKSFYNKMKKELNAKNVIVDLRSNGGGNKKLSDPFLKLLKKKNVYILTNCFAGSNGEQFTLKLRNLKNATHLGQTTRGIISYGMNYGYNYNTPSGNFNIKPTDMDFSKYLKYEGKGVVPQIKLDFKRDWIEQTLEIIAKDNQ, from the coding sequence ATGAAAAATTTATGTACACTGAGTATTGTATTTCTAGTATCAATCTCTTCAATTTTTGCACAATCGGAAACTTGCGATTGTAAAACAGATTTAGATTTTATAGTTGCGAAAATGAAAAAAATGCCGTCTTATAAAGATCAAATTAAAGGCGAAAAAGCTGTTGAATTTAAAAATACTTATAAGATGCTTTCAGAAAAAATGAAGCAACCTATATTAATTGAAAATTGTTATAAACTATTATTACAGCAAATGTTATTGGTAAACGACGTACATGCTTCCTTGTCTTTTAAAAAGGAATACCTTTCAAAAGAAGACGTGAAAGACTCAATTAAAATAGCCGCTTTTAAAACTTTAGAAGTTTTTAAAAATCACCCAAAAACAAACCTAAACTTATCAACTCTAAAAGAGGAATTATCTAATAAACCTAAGGAAGATCTAGAAGGGATTTACAATTATGGTGAACTTCAAAAAATAGGTGTTTATTATTCAGAAAATAAAAAAGATTTAATTGGTGTTGTTTTAGAAAGTAAATTAGATCAATGGGAAGCAGGTGAAATTATATTTTATGCAACACACACAAATAGTATAAAATACAACTTGTATTATTACAACCCAACAACTAGAAAACCAGGTTTAGTTAAAAGTATTTCTTTTGAAAATGGAAGGATTTGGGGTTATAAAAAAGAAGGCAATTCTTATAATGAAGAATTACCAATTAAAGATCAAGACAATTTGGTGTTTAAGCAGATAAATGAAAATACACAATATATGTATTTTGGAAATTTCAATTCTTTTTCTAAAAAAAATAGAAATGCTTTTAAGAGTTTTTATAATAAAATGAAAAAAGAATTAAATGCGAAAAATGTAATTGTAGATTTAAGAAGTAATGGTGGTGGAAACAAAAAACTGTCTGATCCTTTTTTAAAATTATTGAAAAAGAAAAATGTTTATATTTTAACAAACTGTTTTGCAGGTAGTAATGGTGAGCAGTTTACTTTAAAATTAAGAAACCTTAAAAATGCTACCCATTTAGGGCAAACTACTCGTGGAATTATTTCTTACGGAATGAATTACGGATATAATTACAATACTCCTTCTGGGAACTTTAATATTAAGCCAACAGATATGGATTTTAGCAAGTATTTAAAATATGAAGGAAAAGGTGTTGTTCCTCAAATTAAATTAGATTTTAAAAGAGATTGGATTGAGCAAACTTTAGAAATAATTGCCAAAGACAATCAATAA
- the creD gene encoding cell envelope integrity protein CreD codes for MEQQQQPNKFVKWIKNSSAARMIMIGFLSLILMIPLMYIEGLIHERSYRQKSVVNEIGKQWGNEVVVYGPILKVPYKVFTETIITDKKTKKVTTETIERIKYGYFFPNKLDINSAINPEEKKRGIYTTAVFNSKIDINGSFDSIDFSKLEIKQENILWNKSKVLLKTTNVKGVNSVLSININDKKLGLSSANSNRHQDNGYYTLETDKFSLNELQKNTKSLKFRLDFDVRGSKEVRFIPIGKETTAQITSSWKTAKFMGEFLPFNPDKINDNGFDAKWKILDVNRPFSQQHFNGLPHLNEFDFGVNFKIPVDEYQKSERSAKYGFLVIVLTFLVFFLIQTISKINMHPFQYLMIGLALLMFYTLLVSISEHSNFLKAYAIASISVISLITIYAKNILKSIKFMLLIGVSLTVLYAFIFIIIQLESYALLVGSVGLFLILATVMFVSRKIDWSNS; via the coding sequence ATGGAACAACAGCAACAACCAAACAAATTTGTAAAATGGATTAAAAACTCTTCAGCTGCAAGAATGATTATGATTGGGTTTTTAAGCCTAATTTTAATGATTCCGCTTATGTATATTGAAGGTTTAATTCACGAAAGATCCTATCGGCAAAAAAGCGTTGTTAATGAAATAGGCAAACAATGGGGAAATGAGGTTGTTGTATATGGGCCAATTTTAAAAGTTCCTTATAAAGTCTTTACGGAAACAATAATTACAGATAAAAAGACTAAAAAAGTAACTACAGAAACTATTGAAAGAATTAAATACGGTTACTTTTTTCCTAATAAATTAGACATTAATTCCGCTATAAACCCTGAAGAAAAGAAACGCGGAATTTACACAACTGCCGTTTTTAATAGTAAAATTGATATTAACGGAAGTTTTGATTCCATTGATTTTAGTAAATTAGAAATAAAACAAGAAAACATACTTTGGAATAAAAGTAAAGTACTCCTAAAAACCACCAATGTAAAAGGTGTAAACAGTGTATTGTCAATAAATATTAATGACAAAAAATTAGGTTTATCTTCTGCTAATTCCAACAGACATCAAGATAATGGTTATTACACTTTAGAAACTGATAAATTCTCATTAAATGAACTTCAAAAAAACACAAAATCCTTAAAATTTAGGTTAGATTTCGATGTTAGAGGAAGTAAAGAAGTTCGTTTTATACCAATTGGGAAAGAAACAACTGCTCAAATAACTTCTAGTTGGAAAACAGCTAAGTTTATGGGAGAATTTTTACCATTTAATCCAGATAAAATTAATGACAATGGTTTTGATGCAAAATGGAAAATATTGGATGTTAATCGTCCTTTTTCTCAACAGCATTTTAATGGATTACCACATTTAAATGAATTCGATTTTGGTGTAAATTTTAAAATACCTGTTGATGAATATCAAAAAAGTGAACGATCAGCCAAATATGGGTTTTTAGTTATTGTTTTAACATTTCTAGTATTCTTTTTAATACAAACTATAAGTAAAATTAACATGCATCCTTTTCAATATTTAATGATTGGTTTAGCGCTGTTAATGTTTTACACTTTATTAGTTTCAATATCTGAACATAGTAATTTCTTAAAAGCCTATGCAATTGCAAGTATTTCGGTTATTAGTTTGATAACAATTTATGCAAAAAACATACTGAAAAGCATAAAATTTATGCTGCTAATTGGTGTTTCATTAACTGTTTTGTACGCATTCATTTTTATAATTATCCAATTAGAAAGTTACGCCTTATTAGTAGGAAGTGTTGGTTTGTTTTTAATTCTAGCTACAGTAATGTTTGTTTCCAGAAAAATTGATTGGTCTAACAGTTAA
- the yiaA gene encoding inner membrane protein YiaA, whose product MNYQTTSSVNEETKKESKKSKVKNELNPKPTSAYIGASWGAVIIGLLSYCIGLWNASMELNEKGYYFSILLMGIYAVISLQKAVRDRAEDIKVSEMYYGISWVVVIAAILLLVIGLRNAELLLSEKGFYGISFLLSLFGAITVQKNTRDIEFINIKAEEKKS is encoded by the coding sequence ATGAATTATCAAACAACATCTTCTGTAAATGAAGAGACAAAAAAAGAAAGTAAAAAAAGTAAAGTAAAAAATGAATTGAATCCAAAACCAACTTCAGCCTATATTGGCGCTTCTTGGGGAGCTGTAATTATCGGTTTGTTATCTTATTGTATTGGTTTATGGAATGCAAGTATGGAATTGAATGAAAAAGGATATTACTTCTCAATTCTATTAATGGGAATTTACGCAGTTATTTCTCTCCAAAAAGCAGTAAGAGATAGAGCAGAAGACATTAAAGTAAGTGAAATGTATTACGGAATAAGTTGGGTTGTGGTTATTGCTGCAATACTTTTATTAGTAATTGGACTTAGAAATGCAGAATTACTTTTAAGTGAAAAAGGTTTCTACGGAATATCATTTTTATTAAGTTTATTTGGTGCCATAACCGTACAAAAAAATACAAGAGATATCGAATTTATCAACATTAAAGCTGAAGAAAAAAAGAGTTAG